The Bacteroidota bacterium sequence GTGCTGCACACCGCAATACCCGACGCAATGGATGCGACTGCTTCGACGACCATCCAACCAATCGTGATCTGCTCGATTCGAATGGCGGAAGCAAGCGGATTGCGTTTAGTCACGAATTTGGCCTGCGTATTCATCCTTCAACGTAGAACGCATCTCCATCTTCCCCAGGCTCTCATATTCCATCTCGAACTCCGCCATGGCTGCGTGCTCATCGATCGAGAAGCGGTAGCGGAATTGCGAGAGATAATCGGATACTTCGGAGACACTCATGCCGAGTCGCGCGCCGTGCTCACGGCCCAGTTCGCCGTAATTGCCGGCGGCGTTCTGAAGCGAACGTTCGAGCGAATCGATGATCTCAGTTCTGGCGGCCTCCGGCGTCCCTTTACGAATCGCCCAGACGGCGAAGACGAACGGCATCGCCTTCCACGCACACCACTCTTCAGCAAGATCGAACACTCCGTCGAATCCCGGAAGTCCCCCACCGTAGGCGCTGCTGAGCGCGCCGTCTCCAATCAGAAGTACAGCATCGAAATCCGAATCACTCTGATAGATTCTGTTAATTCTCTGGAATGTATAGTCAGTGATGCCATGCCGCTTCTCCAACAGAAGCCGAAGTAACTCGACGCTGGTGGAAGTCTCCGAGGTGATGCCGATTCGCTTTCCGGCTAAGTCCTTCCAATCGTACTTGCTGAAGAGCAGCACCGAATTCGCTTTGCCTTTGAC is a genomic window containing:
- a CDS encoding MqnA/MqnD/SBP family protein, yielding MPYLNSVPFYNGFSGYSNNVKLAPLAPHAFGQLAKQGSVAAGPMSLRDYMSMSDDFERLDYGVAVKGKANSVLLFSKYDWKDLAGKRIGITSETSTSVELLRLLLEKRHGITDYTFQRINRIYQSDSDFDAVLLIGDGALSSAYGGGLPGFDGVFDLAEEWCAWKAMPFVFAVWAIRKGTPEAARTEIIDSLERSLQNAAGNYGELGREHGARLGMSVSEVSDYLSQFRYRFSIDEHAAMAEFEMEYESLGKMEMRSTLKDEYAGQIRD